A genome region from Chengkuizengella sp. SCS-71B includes the following:
- a CDS encoding copper oxidase produces the protein MVITPGIPNLPYVMKDGMKHFTLVAEPVTQQLLPGLYMNGWGYNGNIPGPTIQVFHGDRVNIRVYNKLPEPTSVHWHGLDVPNVMDGVPEVEPSPRIDPNHYFDYQFKITNPPGSHMYHTHYHTAKQEMMGLGGTFIILEPPQKQSVVQRDYFIMLQEFAVIGLKEGTLVPGTYNLDPMSHDLNFFTINGRCFPYTLPLFVNKGENIRIRIGNLGMNAHPIHLHGHQFKVTATDGNSFTESNQYLKNTILVGAGETYDTQFFTNNPGVWPLHCHIPHHISNNSTTNTGGMFTTVVYK, from the coding sequence TTGGTTATAACTCCAGGGATTCCTAACCTACCTTACGTTATGAAAGATGGTATGAAACACTTTACATTAGTAGCCGAACCTGTTACCCAACAATTGCTGCCTGGACTGTATATGAATGGGTGGGGATATAATGGGAATATTCCAGGTCCTACAATACAGGTTTTTCACGGAGATAGAGTAAATATTAGAGTATATAATAAGCTTCCAGAACCTACAAGTGTTCATTGGCATGGGTTAGATGTTCCTAATGTCATGGATGGAGTGCCAGAAGTAGAACCATCACCAAGGATTGATCCAAATCATTATTTTGACTATCAATTTAAAATTACTAATCCACCAGGTTCACATATGTATCATACACATTACCATACTGCTAAACAAGAAATGATGGGACTAGGTGGAACTTTTATAATATTAGAACCACCTCAAAAACAATCTGTAGTTCAAAGAGACTATTTTATTATGTTACAAGAGTTTGCAGTTATAGGACTCAAAGAAGGCACATTAGTTCCAGGCACATATAACCTTGATCCTATGTCACACGATTTAAATTTCTTTACTATAAACGGAAGGTGCTTTCCTTATACTTTACCACTCTTCGTTAATAAAGGTGAAAACATAAGAATTAGAATTGGTAATTTAGGAATGAATGCTCACCCCATCCATCTACATGGACACCAATTTAAAGTGACTGCTACTGATGGCAATTCTTTTACAGAGAGTAATCAATATTTGAAAAATACGATATTAGTAGGTGCTGGTGAAACATATGATACTCAGTTTTTTACCAATAATCCTGGGGTATGGCCATTGCATTGTCATATTCCTCATCATATATCTAATAATTCTACAACAAATACTGGCGGCATGTTTACAACTGTTGTTTATAAGTGA